From Paenibacillus graminis:
GAAGAGGCGGATGTGGCAACATGTTCGCGAACAGAGGTGGTACCACGGCGCTGATTACAGCTCTCGTCCTCAAGATGACAATCTTGCGGATGAGGGCTTTTTTGTTTGTTTTTCACATTAATTGTTGAGGTGATTGTTCATGCATTGGTCAGAAAAAATAGCAAGCCGGTTAATCGATAACCACCCGGGGCAGCAGACATTCGTGTGCGCATCGGGGATCAGTCCTTCGGGCCACATCCATATCGGGAATTTCCGGGAGATTGTGACGACGTATTTTGTAAGCAGGGCGCTCGAAAAAGCGGGCAAACAGGTGCGGTTTATTTTTTCATGGGATGATTTCGACCGGTTCCGCAAGGTTCCAGTTCAAGTAGATCCAAGCTTCGGGCAGTATATTGGCAGACCCTACACGCAGGTTCCTTGTCCTTATGGGTGCCACACCTCCTATGCGGAGCATTTTGAGCAGGAATTTGAAGAGGCGCTCCAGGCGTTTGGAATCCGGCCGGAATTTATTTATCAGAGCAAGGAGTATCAGTCCCGCCGGTATGCACCCGGAATTCTTCATGCGCTGCGCAGCAGAGGTGAAATCTATGACATTCTGATGTCGTTCAAAACAGGTAAAGCCAGCGAAGCGGACAGAGCCGCATTCTATCCCGTCAGTATCTATTGCGCAGATTGTGGTAGGGACTCGACCACGGTGCATTCTTTTGAGGAAGAAAAAGCGCTATTAACCTACAGCTGTGCATGCGGACATCATAGCAGTCTGTCTGTTCCCGAGGCGGATAATATCAAGCTGCAATGGAAAATCGACTGGCCGATGCGCTGGAACATGGAGCAGGTGCTGTTTGAGCCTGGAGGCCGCGACCATTCGTCGGAAACAGGCAGTTATAATGTAGCTTCAGTCATCTCGGAGCGGATATTTGGAAAGGCGCCGCCCATGTATGAGCCTTATGAATTCATTAGAATTAAAGGGAGCTTTGCCAAAATGTCCAGTTCATCCGGGAACAACTACACACCAGATGATCTGCTGAAGGTCTATGCGCCGGAAAATATTCTCTTCCTGTTCGCCAAATATCAGCCGGGTGCCGCGTTTCATATCGGGATGGATGAAGATGTGCTGCGCAACTATACGGAATATGAGCGTTACCGGAAAGCATACGACTCCCATACCCTCACGGATGATCTTCGCGCTGCGGTGGAGCTTTCCCTGATTGATCCGATGGACGATAACACTCCCGGCTTCGGACCCGTTGCTGGCTTGCTGCCCTTGATTCATTTTGACCGCCAATTACTGCTGGAGATTATGACACGGAACGGGGAAAAAGTAGATGTTAAGCGGCTGGAGCAGACAGCGGAACGGGCAGAATATTGGGTCAAACACTGGATGCCGCAAAAGCTGGTCACTGTAAATACCCGCCGTGATGACGCACGCTATGAAACATTGGAAGCTCACGAGCGAGGGTGGCTGGATGCTTTTTGCAGGCTGCTGAGAGCCGGCGGAATGGAGGATGAGCCGCTGATGACGGAGATCTATGCCATTTGTTATGACGAGGATAAAAAAAGA
This genomic window contains:
- the lysS gene encoding lysine--tRNA ligase; the protein is MHWSEKIASRLIDNHPGQQTFVCASGISPSGHIHIGNFREIVTTYFVSRALEKAGKQVRFIFSWDDFDRFRKVPVQVDPSFGQYIGRPYTQVPCPYGCHTSYAEHFEQEFEEALQAFGIRPEFIYQSKEYQSRRYAPGILHALRSRGEIYDILMSFKTGKASEADRAAFYPVSIYCADCGRDSTTVHSFEEEKALLTYSCACGHHSSLSVPEADNIKLQWKIDWPMRWNMEQVLFEPGGRDHSSETGSYNVASVISERIFGKAPPMYEPYEFIRIKGSFAKMSSSSGNNYTPDDLLKVYAPENILFLFAKYQPGAAFHIGMDEDVLRNYTEYERYRKAYDSHTLTDDLRAAVELSLIDPMDDNTPGFGPVAGLLPLIHFDRQLLLEIMTRNGEKVDVKRLEQTAERAEYWVKHWMPQKLVTVNTRRDDARYETLEAHERGWLDAFCRLLRAGGMEDEPLMTEIYAICYDEDKKRMKNNQKRLFTLIYQLVLGRETGPRIPVLIQAVGMEKLLALLDF